The segment GTTACTATCCAAGGTTTTTGGCCTTGAGGATAGACAAGTATTTAAGATGTGCACGCTAAATGGGGCATCAAGCCTGGGATTTAACAATACAGGTTCCATCAGGGAAGGCAACAAAGCCAATCTTATGATTCTGAATGGGGCTTCCAATAACCTGAAGGGTACTAGTGACCCGGTAAGTGGAATGGTCAGAAGAGGCAGGCCAGATGATATTTTATCCATTATCCATACAAACAACTGATGGCGAGGGTAATATGACAAGCGAATTATACAAGAAAATATTGATAGCAACCGATGGTTCTGAAAAGAACAGAAAGGCAATATCCTATGGTATTGAATTTGCAAAATTGAGTGGGGCAGAGTTGTATGTTGTTTATGTGGTGGATACCGCTGCTTTTGCTTCTATTCCAATGGACGCAGGATGGGAAATGATGTATGAACTTCTCGAGACGGAAGGCAAGGATTCATTAAAGAAAGTTGAGGAGCTTGCATCAGATTCTGGTCTTAAATTTGAATCCGCAGTCCTTGAAGGGCATCCCAGTCATGAGATCCTTGGATACGCAAATGACAATGATATTGATCTGATAGTAGTTGGCACACTTGGAAAGGGTGGTATAGACAGGTTCCTCCTTGGAAGCGTTGCTGAGAAGGTCACTCGCAACTCCGAAGTTCCTGTACTTGTTGTGCGTAGTGAAAAAGACGAATGAAATTATACTGAGGTTTTAAAAATATGCCTAAGGACACACTCGTTAGAGACGTAATGGTAAAGGATGTTGCATGTGTGGCTCTTCCCGGTTCAAGGGATGAGGTCCTTTCCATTCTGAAAGACAAGCGGGTTTCAGGACTTCCTGTTCTCAAAGATAATAAAGTGGTGGGTATTGTAAGTCGTTCCAACTTACTTAAGAACCCAACTGAGGAGCAACTTGCCCTGTTAATGGCACGTGACCCTGTTACAATAAGCCCCGATGAGGATATCACAATTGCAGCACGCCTTATGCTTAAGCATGGTATCAGAAGGATTCCTGTAGTTGAGGATGAAAAACTTGTAGGATTGGTAACTGTTGCCGATGTTGTTGGTAGCATGGTTGACCTCAATATCACTGATCCGATCGGTGAATATCTCAATCATGGAGTGGGTCCGGTCTGGAATATGACACCTCTGCCTGTGGTTGCAAGACACATGGAACTTGCACATGTAAAAGCAGTTCCGGTCATCGATTCAGCACTTGATCTTGTAGGTATTATCTCAGACCGTGATGTCATCAGTTCAAGCGTGATCGAGGACTCTGTTGAGATGTCTGATATGTCAGCCGGTTCTGATGATGATGAATGGACCTGGGAAAGCATGAGGGACACAATGAGCATCTATTATAGTGTCTCAAGGATCAAAGTACCGGATGTACCTGTAAAGGATGTCATGGTCAAAGATCCTATCACAGCATCAAACAACATGGGGGTCAGTGATTGTGCCCTTAAGATGAAGAGGCACAGGATCGATCAGGTGCCTGTTGTTGATGCAAACCAGAAATTCATCGGCCTATTGAGAGACCGCTACCTCTTAAAAGCACTTCTTAAGTACTGATATTTGTGAAGCCGGCAGCTACAGCTGTTCCTGTCGGCCATTTGTTTTATTTTCATAGGTGTGTTTTATTATGGGCAGGCCATTTACTTTTATTAATTCGGCAATGTCAGCTGATGGAAAGATCTCCACAAAGGAAAGAAAGCAGGTCCGGATATCCGGTGATGTGGACTTTGATCGAATGGATGAACTCCGTGCAACATCTGATGCAATAATGGTTGGTATTGGTACAGTTCTTGCAGACGATCCAAGTCTCACTGTCAAATCCAAATCCCGCCGTTCTGCCCGTAAGGATAATGGTTCAGATGAGGGTCCTATTCGCATTGTAATTGATAGTAAAGCAAGAACTCCTCTGGATGCTGATATTTTCATAAAGGGTGAGGGGAAGCGGATCATTGCAGTTTCAGGTTCAGCTCCTGAAGATAGGGTGAAGATGCTCCAACAAAAGGCATTGGTGATTACTGTCGGAGATGAGCAGGTTGACCTGGTTGCATTACTGAAAGAGCTTTATTCCATGGGAGTAAAGCGTTTAATGGTTGAAGGTGGTGCCACTCTTAACTGGGCTATGCTATCAAATGGTCTCGTGGATGAGATCTATTCGTTTGTAGGGAATCTGCTAATTGGTGGAACCTGTGCTCCTACACTTGTTGATGGTTCAGGTTTTCATGAAGATGATATACTGAAGCTGGATCTCATGAGTATGGAAAAAATGGATGAAGGCGTGC is part of the Methanococcoides methylutens MM1 genome and harbors:
- a CDS encoding CBS domain-containing protein; the encoded protein is MPKDTLVRDVMVKDVACVALPGSRDEVLSILKDKRVSGLPVLKDNKVVGIVSRSNLLKNPTEEQLALLMARDPVTISPDEDITIAARLMLKHGIRRIPVVEDEKLVGLVTVADVVGSMVDLNITDPIGEYLNHGVGPVWNMTPLPVVARHMELAHVKAVPVIDSALDLVGIISDRDVISSSVIEDSVEMSDMSAGSDDDEWTWESMRDTMSIYYSVSRIKVPDVPVKDVMVKDPITASNNMGVSDCALKMKRHRIDQVPVVDANQKFIGLLRDRYLLKALLKY
- a CDS encoding 2,5-diamino-6-(ribosylamino)-4(3H)-pyrimidinone 5'-phosphate reductase is translated as MGRPFTFINSAMSADGKISTKERKQVRISGDVDFDRMDELRATSDAIMVGIGTVLADDPSLTVKSKSRRSARKDNGSDEGPIRIVIDSKARTPLDADIFIKGEGKRIIAVSGSAPEDRVKMLQQKALVITVGDEQVDLVALLKELYSMGVKRLMVEGGATLNWAMLSNGLVDEIYSFVGNLLIGGTCAPTLVDGSGFHEDDILKLDLMSMEKMDEGVLLKWAVLNRY
- a CDS encoding universal stress protein, giving the protein MTSELYKKILIATDGSEKNRKAISYGIEFAKLSGAELYVVYVVDTAAFASIPMDAGWEMMYELLETEGKDSLKKVEELASDSGLKFESAVLEGHPSHEILGYANDNDIDLIVVGTLGKGGIDRFLLGSVAEKVTRNSEVPVLVVRSEKDE